In Drosophila santomea strain STO CAGO 1482 chromosome 2L, Prin_Dsan_1.1, whole genome shotgun sequence, a single window of DNA contains:
- the LOC120449584 gene encoding myosin-VIIa isoform X1, translating into MSEFVRQHGEYVWVKPQNTTSEFAVPFGARIVRTEKTQTLVCDDRNKQFWVPAGDVLKAMHITSQEDVEDMITLGDLQEYTILRNLQNRYAKQLIYTYTGSMLVAINPYQILPIYTNREIQLYRNKSLAELPPHIFAISDNAFQRLQRLKENQCVVISGESGAGKTESTKLILQYLAAISGKHSWIEQQIIEANPIMEAFGNAKTVRNDNSSRFGKYIEIRFTPQGAIQGARIQQYLLEKSRIVFQSRDERNYHIFYCMLAGLSAPERERLKLQEQSPSQYHYLAQGGCFTLPGRGDAKDFADIRAAMKVLSFKPEEVWSILSLLAAILHLGNLRFTATEVANLATAEIDDTPNLQRVAQLLGIPISALNAALTQRTIFVHGEHVTTSLSKEAAIEGRDAFVKSLYDGIFVRIVRRINETINKQVDQPMNSIGVLDIFGFENFDNNSFEQLCINYANENLQQFFVGHIFKMEQDEYQNEHINWQHIEFQDNQQILDLIGMKPMNLMSLIDEESKFPKGTDQTLLEKLHVQHGNRSIYVKGKTTQTSLFGIRHYAGVVMYNPLGFLEKNRDSFSGDLRTLVQRSANKFLVDIFPHEMPMDTTKKQPTLCVKFRNSLDMLMRTLSQAHPYFIRCIKPNEYKEPKNFDKELCVRQLRYSGMMETARIRRAGYPIRHAYRAFVERYRLLVPPVGPLEKCDCRKVARQICEVALPADSDRQYGKTKLFLRDEDDARLELQRSQVMLKSIVTIQRGIRRVLFRRYLKRYREAIITVQRYWRGRLQRRKYQVMRQGFHRLGACIAAQQLTTKFTMVRCRTIKLQALSRGYLVRKDFQDKLLERRKQQQLKKEELLKLAKLKEAEELLRLQQLKEQQEKEQREQQEKRLQEEQRLKAEATARNALAMAAVQQKRRSRPLKPEAPKAPTLQARNSLPPPPTTLIVAAPLPTRPASAANRINTIPESPGTTIDVETSKQMVDDVFRFLNDEPDAALRRLNNLSSGDTIRLPKSVPNKIDTSDFSYLKYAATYFGGGATAQHERKPLKESLLKHEQPLDEMASKAIWLTILRFMGDLPDVVSSPSLHSFDNENLMSDLACLLNTPDSYKPRLFVRQSQRRIPKPLANGEKEAQEFYQHWLSIPTSHLEKLHFIIGHGIIKNSLRDEILAQICKQLYLNPSRSSYSRGWLLLSLCLSCFPPSQEFEPHLRSFMKQGTAQLQATPSLQRLERTLVNGPRCQPPSLFELHAIRGRQPLKLDIHLMDGQQRRLQVDAASTAREAVHQLCQGMGLADTFGFGLVMSLNGKLMPLGAGQEHVLDAISECEQRQLDAPWKLHLRKEMFATWYDPSVDSKATQLIYKQILNGLKCGEYRCRSEKDIAMVCALACFVEHGPGDILRLKPSEITAFVPSDLLAPGERAIENWSRLIAVTYEKSSYVKEEQKDLLLEAQKRAKEDICLFAHLSWPMRHSRLFEVVRKEGPKLQSDDLMLGINSTGLFLIDETEQVLASCCFSEVLKVHMESNDKLHIMTFQHVNFVLQCSAAQDANEVINYMLDNLRQRSSYGVALDQVVQEDLEDCLVLSAGDLIEFEAGVTGAQLMAGNAQACYRGCVNGQWGQFAAGNVRVLATLSKPSEKLQDILREGRFAEPPKPTPRATYSRRRQHNISQLAESQFREPLDSDKASLSTFSPEPLKAPLLKAVAKVPPLFQQALVMHHHILKYMGDIARSNLPVNTDLIFQPALQHPLLCDELYCQLMKQLSDNPSSESEKRGWDLLYLVTGLVAPSVLVMRELIILLRMRADALADACLKRLKRSLAQGQRKQAPHLIEVEGIQQRCLHIYHKIYFPDDTVEAFEIESHTRGAELIADIAQRLELKSPVGYSIFLKTGDRVYAMPEEEFVFDFITQLIYWLRQQKTIRSISDGHYQLHFMRKLWLNNHPGEDLNGDVIFSYPQELHKYLKGYYPIDCEQASRLAVLVYSADHEVSLQRLPEVLPRLVPEDLIPLRTVAEWRQQILPKIHRDHLTEDHAKLLFLQELAHFACFGSTFFVVKQQNDDALPETLLIAINSTGFHLLDPPTKEILRSYEYSQLGIWSSGKNHFHIRFGNMIGAAKLLCSTSQGYKMDDLLASYVRYFNEHE; encoded by the exons ATGTCCGAATTTGTGCGGCAACAT GGCGAGTATGTGTGGGTGAAGCCGCAGAATACTACCAGCGAATTCGCAGTGCCCTTTGGGGCTCGAATTGTGCGAACGGAGAAAACGCAGACACTGGTTTGCGATGATCGGAACAAACAGTTCTGGGTGCCAGCGGGGGATGTCCTGAAGGCCATGCATATCACCTCCCAGGAGGATGTGGAGGATATGATCACTTTGGGCGACCTACAGGAGTATACTATACTGAGGAACCTACAGAACCGATATGCCaagcaattaatttat acCTACACAGGCTCCATGTTGGTGGCCATCAATCCCTACCAGATTCTGCCCATCTACACGAATCGCGAGATACAGCTGTACCGAAACAAGTCGCTAGCTGAACTACCTCCTCACATTTTCGCCATTAGTGACAATGCCTTTCAGAGACTGCAAAGACTTAAGGAGAACCAGTGTGTGGTGATCAGCGGGGAGTCGGGTGCCGGGAAGACGGAGAGCACCAAGCTGATCCTTCAGTATCTGGCCGCAATTAGTGGCAAACACTCGTGGATCGAGCAGCAGATTATAGAGGCCAATCCCATTATGGAGGCCTTTGGCAATGCCAAGACTGTGCGGAATGACAACTCTTCGAGGTTCGGAAAGTACATCGAGATCAGATTCACGCCACAGGGCGCCATTCAGGGAGCTAGAATCCAGCAGTATCTTCTGGAAAAATCCCGAATCGTTTTCCAGAGTCGCGATGAGCGCAACTATCACATTTTCTACTGCATGTTGGCGGGACTTTCAGCTCCGGAGAGGGAGCGTCTAAAGCTGCAGGAGCAATCGCCGAGTCAGTACCATTACTTGGCCCAAGGAGGATGCTTTACTTTGCCCGGCAGAGGAGATGCCAAGGATTTTGCCGACATCCGAGCGGCCATGAAGGTGCTTTCCTTCAAGCCGGAGGAAGTGTGGAGCATTCTGAGTTTATTGGCGGCTATTTTGCACCTGGGCAACCTTAGATTCACCGCCACCGAGGTGGCCAATCTGGCAACGGCTGAGATAGACGACACACCGAATCTACAGAGAGTGGCCCAACTACTGGGAATACCCATATCTGCTCTTAACGCCGCTCTGACGCAAAGAACGATCTTTGTGCATGGTGAGCACGTGACCACCAGCTTGTCCAAGGAAGCGGCTATTGAGGGTCGCGATGCTTTTGTTAAATCATTGTACGATGGCATTTTTGTGCGCATTGTGCGAAGGATCAATGAGACCATAAACAAACAAGTGGATCAGCCCATGAATAGCATAGGTGTTCTCGATATCTTCGGGTTCGAGAACTTTGACAATAACAGCTTTGAACAGCTGTGCATTAACTATGCCAACGAAAATCTACAGCAATTTTTCGTGGGACACATCTTCAAG ATGGAGCAGGATGAGTACCAGAACGAGCATATCAACTGGCAGCACATCGAGTTCCAGGATAATCAGCAAATCCTGGATCTGATTGGCATGAAACCCATGAACCTGATGTCCCTCATTGACGAGGAGTCCAAATTTCCCAAGGGCACTGATCAAACGCTGCTCGAAAAGCTCCACGTTCAGCATGGTAATCGATCTATTTACGTGAAAGGAAAAACCACCCAAACTTCTCTGTTTGGCATCCGTCATTATGCCGGCGTCGTAATGTACAATCCGCTGGGCTTCCTCGAAAAGAACAGGGATTCATTCAGCGGAGATTTAAGGACTCTGGTTCAGCGATCTGCCAATAAGTTTCTGGTGGACATATTCCCCCACGAAATGCCCATGGATACGACCAAGAAGCAGCCCACTTTGTGCGTGAAGTTCAGGAACTCGCTGGACATGCTGATGCGCACTTTGTCGCAGGCACATCCCTACTTTATCCGTTGCATCAAGCCCAATGAATACAAGGAGCCAAAG AACTTTGACAAGGAGCTGTGTGTGAGACAGTTGCGCTACTCGGGCATGATGGAGACGGCTCGCATTCGAAGGGCGGGCTACCCGATCCGCCACGCCTACCGCGCCTTCGTGGAGAGATACCGCCTCCTGGTGCCGCCGGTGGGACCTTTGGAGAAGTGTGACTGCCGCAAGGTGGCGCGGCAGATCTGTGAGGTTGCCCTACCTGCCGACTCCGATCGCCAGTATGGCAAGACAAAGCTGTTCCTGCGGGACGAGGACGACGCCCGTTTGGAACTGCAGCGGTCGCAGGTGATGCTCAAGAGCATCGTGACCATTCAGCGCGGTATCAGGCGGGTCTTGTTCCGACGTTATCTGAAGAGATACCGCGAGGCCATCATTACGGTTCAGAGATATTGGCGGGGTCGACTGCAGCGGCGTAAGTACCAGGTAATGCGGCAGGGATTCCATCGCCTGGGAGCCTGTATAGCTGCCCAGCAGTTGACCACCAAGTTCACAATGGTCAGATGTCGAACCATTAAGCTGCAGGCCCTGAGTCGGGGCTATCTGGTGCGCAAGGACTTCCAGGACAAGTTGCTGGAGAGgcgaaagcagcagcagctgaagaagGAGGAGTTGCTCAAGTTGGCCAAGCTGAAGGAAGCAGAGGAACTGCTGAGACTGCAGCAActgaaggagcagcaggagaaaGAACAACGAGAGCAGCAGGAGAAACGATTGCAGGAGGAGCAGAGACTCAAGGCCGAGGCAACCGCCCGCAACGCCTTGGCCATGGCTGCAGTGCAGCAGAAGAGGAGATCTCGGCCCTTGAAGCCAGAGGCTCCCAAGGCACCAACTCTGCAAGCCCGCAACTCcctgccaccaccacccaccacatTGATAGTAGCTGCACCACTACCCACTCGACCGGCCAGTGCCGCCAACAGAATTAATACGATACCCGAGAGTCCTGGCACCACCATTGATGTGGAGACCTCCAAGCAAATGGTGGACGATGTGTTCCGCTTCCTGAACGACGAACCCGAT GCAGCGCTGAGGAGACTCAACAACCTCTCCTCTGGAGATACCATACGGCTACCCAAATCGGTGCCGAATAAAATCGACACCTCGGACTTTAGTTACTTGAAATATGCGGCAACTTACTTCGGTGGTGGCGCCACTGCGCAGCACGAAAGAAAACCTCTGAAGGAATCTTTGCTAAAACATGAACAGCCCCTGGATGAGATGGCCTCGAAG GCCATTTGGTTGACTATACTCCGCTTCATGGGCGACTTGCCGGATGTTGTTTCCTCTCCTTCTCTTCACTCATTCGATAATGAAAACCTGATGAGTGATTTGGCATGCCTCTTGAACACTCCCGATTCTTATAAGCCTCGCTTGTTTGTGCGTCAATCCCAAAGACGCATCCCAAAGCCTTTGGCTAACGGCGAAAAGGAAGCTCAGGAATTCTATCAACACTGGCTTAGCATTCCCACCAGCCACCTGGAGAAACTCCACTTCATCATAGGTCACGGCATTATAAAGAACAGCTTACG AGACGAAATCCTGGCCCAGATCTGCAAGCAGCTATATCTGAACCCAAGTCGGAGCTCCTACTCCCGCGGATGGTTGCTCCTTTCGCTGTGCCTCAGCTGCTTTCCACCCAGCCAAGAGTTTGAGCCCCACTTGCGCAGCTTCATGAAGCAGGGAACAGCGCAACTGCAGGCCACTCCTTCCCTGCAGCGATTGGAGAGAACTCTGGTGAATGGACCACGCTGCCAGCCACCCTCCTTGTTCGAACTCCACGCAATCCGTGGTCGCCAGCCGCTTAAGTTGGACATTCATCTGATGGATGGTCAGCAGCGAAGATTGCAGGTGGATGCGGCCAGCACAGCCCGAGAGGCAGTCCATCAACTATGTCAGGGTATGGGACTAGCCGACACCTTTGGCTTCGGATTGGTAATGTCATTGAATGGCAAGCTAATGCCGCTGGGCGCTGGTCAGGAGCATGTCCTTGATGCCATTTCAGAGTGCGAGCAACGCCAGCTAGATGCACCTTGGAAGCTGCACCTGCGGAAGGAAATGTTTGCCACTTGGTATGATCCCTCGGTGGACTCCAAGGCCACCCAGCTAATATACAAGCAAATCCTAAACGGGTTGAAGTGCGGAGAGTATCGCTGTCGCTCCGAGAAGGACATAGCAATGGTGTGCGCTCTGGCCTGCTTTGTGGAGCATGGACCCGGGGACATCCTTCGATTGAAGCCATCGGAGATCACTGCTTTTGTTCCAAGCGATCTTCTGGCGCCCGGCGAGCGAGCCATTGAGAACTGGAGTCGCCTTATAGCTGTCACCTACGAGAAGAGCTCCTATGTCAAAGAAGAACAGAAGGACCTACTTTTGGAGGCCCAAAAGAGAGCCAAGGAGGATATATGTCTCTTTGCTCATCTCTCTTGGCCTATGAGGCACTCCCGGCTGTTTGAAGTAGTTCGCAAAGAGGGACCAAAACTGCAGAGTGATGACCTTATGCTGGGCATCAATTCCACTGGCCTTTTCCTCATCGACGAAACCGAACAAGTGCTGGCTTCCTGTTGCTTCAGCGAAGTGCTGAAGGTGCACATGGAATCGAATGACAAACTGCATATTATGACCTTCCAACACGTCAATTTTGTGCTGCAGTGCAGCGCAGCTCAGGATGCCAACGAGGTGATAAACTATATGCTGGATAATCTCCGTCAGCGTTCCAGCTACGGAGTAGCTCTCGATCAGGTCGTGCAGGAGGATCTGGAGGATTGTCTAGTGCTATCCGCCGGTGACCTCATCGAATTCGAGGCAGGTGTAACAGGTGCCCAGTTAATGGCTGGCAATGCACAAGCCTGCTACAGGGGCTGTGTCAATGGCCAGTGGGGTCAGTTTGCTGCCGGAAATGTGCGCGTTTTGGCCACCCTCTCTAAGCCGAGTGAAAAACTTCAGGATATCCTCCGGGAGGGTCGCTTTGCAGAGCCACCGAAACCAACACCAAGAGCCACCTACTCTCGTCGTCGTCAACACAATATCTCTCAGCTGGCTGAGAGCCAGTTTAGGGAGCCATTGGA CTCCGATAAGGCTTCACTATCAACGTTTTCGCCTGAGCCACTGAAGGCTCCGCTGCTCAAAGCTGTGGCTAAGGTGCCGCCACTTTTCCAGCAGGCATTGGTTATGCACCATCATATTCTTAAG TACATGGGCGACATAGCAAGGAGCAATCTGCCGGTGAACACGGACCTCATCTTCCAGCCAGCACTGCAGCATCCGCTGCTGTGTGACGAGCTCTACTGCCAGCTGATGAAGCAACTGAGCGATAATCCCTCCAGTGAAAGCGAGAAGCGGGGCTGGGACCTGCTTTACCTGGTCACTGGCTTGGTGGCTCCCAGTGTCTTGGTCATGCGCGAGCTGATCATCCTACTGCGCATGCGTGCTGACGCCCTCGCCGATGCCTGTCTGAAGCGACTGAAGCGATCCTTGGCCCAGGGCCAGCGAAAGCAGGCTCCACATCTCATTGAGGTTGAGGGAATTCAACAGCGCTGCCTGCACATCTACCACAAGATATATTTCCCCGACGATACAGTGGAGGCCTTCGAGATTGAATCGCACACCCGGGGAGCAGAGCTCATTGCGGATATAGCCCAGAGATTGGAGCTCAAATCACCTGTGGGGTATagtatttttttgaaaacaggCGACAGGGTTTATGCAATGCCGGAGGAGGAGTTTGTCTTCGATTTCATCACTCAACTCATCTACTGGCTAAGACAGCAGAAGACCATACGCTCCATATCCGATGGCCACTACCAGCTGCACTTTATGAGGAAGTTGTGGTTGAACAACCATCCAGGCGAGGACCTCAATGGAGATGTGATCTTCAGCTATCCCCAAGAGCTGCACAAATACTTGAAGGGCTACTATCCCATCGATTGCGAGCAGGCCTCGCGTCTGGCAGTTCTTGTGTACAGTGCGGATCATGAAGTTAGCTTGCAGCGGCTGCCCGAGGTGCTGCCACGTTTAGTTCCTGAAGACCTCATACCGCTTCGAACGGTGGCCGAATGGAGGCAACAGATCCTGCCAAAGATCCATCGCGATCATTTGACCGAGGACCACGCCAAGCTGCTGTTTCTCCAAGAGCTCGCCCACTTCGCTTGCTTCGGTTCCACATTCTTTGTGGTGAAGCAACAAAATGACGATGCCCTGCCGGAAACGCTTTTAATTGCCATCAACAGCACAGGTTTCCATCTGCTAGATCCGCCTACTAAGGAGATCCTTCGCAGCTACGAGTACTCCCAGTTGGGAATTTGGAGCTCGGGCAAGAACCACTTCCACATTCGGTTCGGTAACATGATCGGAGCCGCAAAGCTGCTGTGCAGCACATCCCAAGGATACAAAATGGACGATTTGCTGGCCTCATATGTGAGGTATTTTAATGAACACGAATAA
- the LOC120449584 gene encoding myosin-VIIa isoform X2: MASKAIWLTILRFMGDLPDVVSSPSLHSFDNENLMSDLACLLNTPDSYKPRLFVRQSQRRIPKPLANGEKEAQEFYQHWLSIPTSHLEKLHFIIGHGIIKNSLRDEILAQICKQLYLNPSRSSYSRGWLLLSLCLSCFPPSQEFEPHLRSFMKQGTAQLQATPSLQRLERTLVNGPRCQPPSLFELHAIRGRQPLKLDIHLMDGQQRRLQVDAASTAREAVHQLCQGMGLADTFGFGLVMSLNGKLMPLGAGQEHVLDAISECEQRQLDAPWKLHLRKEMFATWYDPSVDSKATQLIYKQILNGLKCGEYRCRSEKDIAMVCALACFVEHGPGDILRLKPSEITAFVPSDLLAPGERAIENWSRLIAVTYEKSSYVKEEQKDLLLEAQKRAKEDICLFAHLSWPMRHSRLFEVVRKEGPKLQSDDLMLGINSTGLFLIDETEQVLASCCFSEVLKVHMESNDKLHIMTFQHVNFVLQCSAAQDANEVINYMLDNLRQRSSYGVALDQVVQEDLEDCLVLSAGDLIEFEAGVTGAQLMAGNAQACYRGCVNGQWGQFAAGNVRVLATLSKPSEKLQDILREGRFAEPPKPTPRATYSRRRQHNISQLAESQFREPLDSDKASLSTFSPEPLKAPLLKAVAKVPPLFQQALVMHHHILKYMGDIARSNLPVNTDLIFQPALQHPLLCDELYCQLMKQLSDNPSSESEKRGWDLLYLVTGLVAPSVLVMRELIILLRMRADALADACLKRLKRSLAQGQRKQAPHLIEVEGIQQRCLHIYHKIYFPDDTVEAFEIESHTRGAELIADIAQRLELKSPVGYSIFLKTGDRVYAMPEEEFVFDFITQLIYWLRQQKTIRSISDGHYQLHFMRKLWLNNHPGEDLNGDVIFSYPQELHKYLKGYYPIDCEQASRLAVLVYSADHEVSLQRLPEVLPRLVPEDLIPLRTVAEWRQQILPKIHRDHLTEDHAKLLFLQELAHFACFGSTFFVVKQQNDDALPETLLIAINSTGFHLLDPPTKEILRSYEYSQLGIWSSGKNHFHIRFGNMIGAAKLLCSTSQGYKMDDLLASYVRYFNEHE, from the exons ATGGCCTCGAAG GCCATTTGGTTGACTATACTCCGCTTCATGGGCGACTTGCCGGATGTTGTTTCCTCTCCTTCTCTTCACTCATTCGATAATGAAAACCTGATGAGTGATTTGGCATGCCTCTTGAACACTCCCGATTCTTATAAGCCTCGCTTGTTTGTGCGTCAATCCCAAAGACGCATCCCAAAGCCTTTGGCTAACGGCGAAAAGGAAGCTCAGGAATTCTATCAACACTGGCTTAGCATTCCCACCAGCCACCTGGAGAAACTCCACTTCATCATAGGTCACGGCATTATAAAGAACAGCTTACG AGACGAAATCCTGGCCCAGATCTGCAAGCAGCTATATCTGAACCCAAGTCGGAGCTCCTACTCCCGCGGATGGTTGCTCCTTTCGCTGTGCCTCAGCTGCTTTCCACCCAGCCAAGAGTTTGAGCCCCACTTGCGCAGCTTCATGAAGCAGGGAACAGCGCAACTGCAGGCCACTCCTTCCCTGCAGCGATTGGAGAGAACTCTGGTGAATGGACCACGCTGCCAGCCACCCTCCTTGTTCGAACTCCACGCAATCCGTGGTCGCCAGCCGCTTAAGTTGGACATTCATCTGATGGATGGTCAGCAGCGAAGATTGCAGGTGGATGCGGCCAGCACAGCCCGAGAGGCAGTCCATCAACTATGTCAGGGTATGGGACTAGCCGACACCTTTGGCTTCGGATTGGTAATGTCATTGAATGGCAAGCTAATGCCGCTGGGCGCTGGTCAGGAGCATGTCCTTGATGCCATTTCAGAGTGCGAGCAACGCCAGCTAGATGCACCTTGGAAGCTGCACCTGCGGAAGGAAATGTTTGCCACTTGGTATGATCCCTCGGTGGACTCCAAGGCCACCCAGCTAATATACAAGCAAATCCTAAACGGGTTGAAGTGCGGAGAGTATCGCTGTCGCTCCGAGAAGGACATAGCAATGGTGTGCGCTCTGGCCTGCTTTGTGGAGCATGGACCCGGGGACATCCTTCGATTGAAGCCATCGGAGATCACTGCTTTTGTTCCAAGCGATCTTCTGGCGCCCGGCGAGCGAGCCATTGAGAACTGGAGTCGCCTTATAGCTGTCACCTACGAGAAGAGCTCCTATGTCAAAGAAGAACAGAAGGACCTACTTTTGGAGGCCCAAAAGAGAGCCAAGGAGGATATATGTCTCTTTGCTCATCTCTCTTGGCCTATGAGGCACTCCCGGCTGTTTGAAGTAGTTCGCAAAGAGGGACCAAAACTGCAGAGTGATGACCTTATGCTGGGCATCAATTCCACTGGCCTTTTCCTCATCGACGAAACCGAACAAGTGCTGGCTTCCTGTTGCTTCAGCGAAGTGCTGAAGGTGCACATGGAATCGAATGACAAACTGCATATTATGACCTTCCAACACGTCAATTTTGTGCTGCAGTGCAGCGCAGCTCAGGATGCCAACGAGGTGATAAACTATATGCTGGATAATCTCCGTCAGCGTTCCAGCTACGGAGTAGCTCTCGATCAGGTCGTGCAGGAGGATCTGGAGGATTGTCTAGTGCTATCCGCCGGTGACCTCATCGAATTCGAGGCAGGTGTAACAGGTGCCCAGTTAATGGCTGGCAATGCACAAGCCTGCTACAGGGGCTGTGTCAATGGCCAGTGGGGTCAGTTTGCTGCCGGAAATGTGCGCGTTTTGGCCACCCTCTCTAAGCCGAGTGAAAAACTTCAGGATATCCTCCGGGAGGGTCGCTTTGCAGAGCCACCGAAACCAACACCAAGAGCCACCTACTCTCGTCGTCGTCAACACAATATCTCTCAGCTGGCTGAGAGCCAGTTTAGGGAGCCATTGGA CTCCGATAAGGCTTCACTATCAACGTTTTCGCCTGAGCCACTGAAGGCTCCGCTGCTCAAAGCTGTGGCTAAGGTGCCGCCACTTTTCCAGCAGGCATTGGTTATGCACCATCATATTCTTAAG TACATGGGCGACATAGCAAGGAGCAATCTGCCGGTGAACACGGACCTCATCTTCCAGCCAGCACTGCAGCATCCGCTGCTGTGTGACGAGCTCTACTGCCAGCTGATGAAGCAACTGAGCGATAATCCCTCCAGTGAAAGCGAGAAGCGGGGCTGGGACCTGCTTTACCTGGTCACTGGCTTGGTGGCTCCCAGTGTCTTGGTCATGCGCGAGCTGATCATCCTACTGCGCATGCGTGCTGACGCCCTCGCCGATGCCTGTCTGAAGCGACTGAAGCGATCCTTGGCCCAGGGCCAGCGAAAGCAGGCTCCACATCTCATTGAGGTTGAGGGAATTCAACAGCGCTGCCTGCACATCTACCACAAGATATATTTCCCCGACGATACAGTGGAGGCCTTCGAGATTGAATCGCACACCCGGGGAGCAGAGCTCATTGCGGATATAGCCCAGAGATTGGAGCTCAAATCACCTGTGGGGTATagtatttttttgaaaacaggCGACAGGGTTTATGCAATGCCGGAGGAGGAGTTTGTCTTCGATTTCATCACTCAACTCATCTACTGGCTAAGACAGCAGAAGACCATACGCTCCATATCCGATGGCCACTACCAGCTGCACTTTATGAGGAAGTTGTGGTTGAACAACCATCCAGGCGAGGACCTCAATGGAGATGTGATCTTCAGCTATCCCCAAGAGCTGCACAAATACTTGAAGGGCTACTATCCCATCGATTGCGAGCAGGCCTCGCGTCTGGCAGTTCTTGTGTACAGTGCGGATCATGAAGTTAGCTTGCAGCGGCTGCCCGAGGTGCTGCCACGTTTAGTTCCTGAAGACCTCATACCGCTTCGAACGGTGGCCGAATGGAGGCAACAGATCCTGCCAAAGATCCATCGCGATCATTTGACCGAGGACCACGCCAAGCTGCTGTTTCTCCAAGAGCTCGCCCACTTCGCTTGCTTCGGTTCCACATTCTTTGTGGTGAAGCAACAAAATGACGATGCCCTGCCGGAAACGCTTTTAATTGCCATCAACAGCACAGGTTTCCATCTGCTAGATCCGCCTACTAAGGAGATCCTTCGCAGCTACGAGTACTCCCAGTTGGGAATTTGGAGCTCGGGCAAGAACCACTTCCACATTCGGTTCGGTAACATGATCGGAGCCGCAAAGCTGCTGTGCAGCACATCCCAAGGATACAAAATGGACGATTTGCTGGCCTCATATGTGAGGTATTTTAATGAACACGAATAA